One part of the Bacteroidia bacterium genome encodes these proteins:
- a CDS encoding O-antigen ligase family protein: MSQKVAKTGQAIAVLLIVLMILRINSYFMISENATITRVFKTGLRCLLTGTSILLVMLWNDPKRPTRFVYKNILALFFYLMYLFIGFASILWSSDQAWSALQIAMDIECIVFVIWYWKAFLIFNEQPRWTHTITLDYILWVSIVWVAISFLIGAIVNPDLFFRGTHGGEVQRLGGWIINPNEMGMLMTVGAGMLYTNIVRTNISIWKVLGWLMIVLALVLTQSRSSMISFFLTTMYFVMSSGKAKLIIPTLVTGALVAPIVFFKIFVKEGDVGEVMSMTGRIPFWGDLLTYGFTEKPLFGFGFMRIHHFHNFPSIHSYPGSMTHNTFLQVLLNLGIAGALATFFNMVFVFKAWFREKKSIIKHTGVGIFIGIFINSLTEFGIFGDANYGIMWWLFIIMVYVISAEAPKPERYTPIYGKQALRN; the protein is encoded by the coding sequence ATGAGTCAAAAAGTAGCTAAAACGGGACAAGCGATAGCAGTATTGCTAATCGTTCTGATGATCCTCCGGATCAACAGCTACTTCATGATCTCAGAAAACGCAACTATCACACGGGTTTTTAAGACAGGATTGAGATGCCTTCTGACAGGTACATCTATCCTCCTGGTCATGCTTTGGAACGACCCTAAAAGACCGACCCGCTTTGTTTATAAAAATATCCTTGCCCTCTTTTTCTATCTCATGTATCTTTTTATTGGATTTGCATCCATTCTCTGGTCGTCGGATCAGGCATGGTCAGCTTTGCAGATCGCCATGGATATTGAGTGCATAGTATTTGTGATATGGTATTGGAAAGCCTTTCTGATTTTCAATGAACAACCTAGATGGACACATACCATTACCCTGGATTATATCCTGTGGGTTTCAATTGTGTGGGTAGCCATCAGTTTTTTGATTGGCGCCATCGTCAATCCCGATCTCTTTTTTCGGGGTACGCATGGAGGGGAAGTTCAAAGATTGGGGGGTTGGATCATCAATCCCAATGAAATGGGCATGTTGATGACCGTAGGGGCAGGCATGCTATATACCAATATCGTCCGCACGAATATCAGCATTTGGAAAGTTCTGGGATGGCTTATGATTGTGTTGGCTCTGGTCCTGACCCAATCACGATCATCTATGATTAGTTTCTTCCTGACGACGATGTACTTCGTCATGTCTTCGGGCAAGGCAAAATTGATCATACCCACCCTGGTAACCGGGGCATTGGTAGCACCCATTGTATTCTTTAAAATATTTGTAAAAGAAGGTGATGTAGGAGAAGTAATGAGTATGACGGGCAGGATTCCTTTTTGGGGAGATTTGCTGACCTATGGATTTACGGAAAAGCCTCTATTCGGCTTTGGATTTATGCGGATTCACCATTTCCACAATTTCCCCAGCATCCATTCTTATCCAGGCTCCATGACACATAATACCTTTTTGCAGGTATTACTCAATCTGGGTATTGCAGGAGCTCTGGCAACCTTTTTCAATATGGTCTTTGTATTCAAGGCCTGGTTCAGAGAAAAGAAAAGCATTATAAAACATACAGGTGTAGGCATTTTTATCGGGATTTTCATCAATTCGCTCACAGAGTTCGGGATCTTTGGAGATGCGAATTATGGGATCATGTGGTGGTTATTCATCATCATGGTCTATGTGATCTCGGCAGAAGCGCCCAAACCAGAAAGATATACCCCCATTTATGGAAAACAAGCACTTAGAAACTGA
- a CDS encoding glycosyltransferase gives MKIIHVILGKARIDRMNGINKVAHNLALQQLKSGHDVEIWGITPSPGERPPDRPYILRLFQANKNKFRLDEELVRYLEAMEASSSHFHIHGSFITEFYWLSRLLLKKSIPYTYCPHGSLSPGALQKSAWRKRIYFRFFESRIIKNAQAVQFLGQTQYDYIDKLIKLDNKVLIPNGQNLEELDFQAEARKQFAYPIFSYCGRLDRRHKGLDILIEGFTRYREGGGKGKLWLIGDGKDMNSLKAQAQMLGVRKLIKFWGPWFGEEKLRLLYQSDAFIHTSRYEGLPTSVLEAAGIGLPVILSTPTNLGAFFADRKAGIHIEVNDADAVAAALKEAEDLKSLSRLKQMGKTARTIIEDEFNWENIANQVLKKAYKI, from the coding sequence GTGAAAATTATCCATGTCATATTGGGGAAAGCCCGTATTGATCGCATGAATGGGATCAATAAAGTGGCTCATAATCTGGCCTTGCAGCAATTGAAAAGCGGACATGATGTAGAAATATGGGGTATCACCCCCAGTCCGGGAGAGAGACCTCCGGACAGGCCTTACATCCTCCGACTCTTTCAAGCCAATAAAAATAAATTCAGGCTGGATGAGGAATTGGTTCGCTATCTCGAAGCCATGGAGGCATCTTCCTCTCACTTCCACATTCATGGGAGTTTTATCACGGAGTTTTACTGGCTCTCAAGACTTCTGTTGAAGAAGTCTATTCCCTATACCTATTGTCCTCATGGATCACTCAGTCCGGGTGCTTTACAGAAAAGTGCCTGGAGAAAGCGCATCTATTTCCGCTTTTTTGAATCTCGCATTATCAAAAATGCTCAAGCCGTGCAGTTTCTGGGACAAACCCAGTATGACTATATCGACAAACTAATTAAGCTAGACAATAAAGTACTAATCCCCAATGGACAGAATCTAGAGGAACTGGATTTTCAAGCGGAAGCAAGAAAACAGTTTGCTTATCCGATTTTCAGCTACTGCGGACGTTTGGATCGAAGACATAAGGGTCTGGATATTCTGATTGAAGGATTTACCCGTTACCGGGAGGGAGGAGGCAAAGGTAAGCTTTGGCTGATAGGTGATGGAAAAGATATGAACTCACTCAAGGCTCAGGCTCAGATGTTGGGGGTAAGAAAACTCATCAAATTCTGGGGACCCTGGTTTGGAGAAGAAAAATTGAGACTCCTTTATCAAAGTGATGCATTTATCCATACTTCCCGCTATGAAGGTCTTCCAACCAGCGTGCTGGAAGCAGCTGGAATCGGATTGCCAGTCATCCTGAGTACACCTACAAATCTGGGAGCATTTTTCGCAGATCGAAAAGCCGGGATCCATATAGAGGTCAATGATGCAGACGCTGTTGCAGCTGCACTCAAGGAAGCTGAGGATTTGAAGAGCCTTTCCCGCCTAAAGCAAATGGGAAAGACTGCAAGAACCATAATCGAAGATGAATTTAACTGGGAAAATATAGCCAACCAGGTCTTGAAAAAGGCCTATAAAATATGA
- a CDS encoding FkbM family methyltransferase, with product MKATQLISRQMKKFGLGITQNQKYDIQTSRIMRTVLRPDSNCLDVGCFEGEMLEQMIKFCPRGKHHAFEPIPPKFNALDRKFNHISNVTVHHCALAAEDGEAEFNYVISNPAYSGLVKRSYDRPNEKDETIRVPTYRLDTLVGPDYTVDFLKIDVEGGEMGVFNGGQNLIRRSSPIVVFESGIGGTNHYGTTPEMIFDFLTSCGLELNTMKGWLAAEAPFSESDFLDQFNNHLNYYFIAHPKGRNRASYL from the coding sequence ATGAAAGCTACACAATTGATCAGTCGTCAAATGAAAAAGTTTGGGCTGGGTATAACACAAAATCAAAAGTACGACATTCAAACAAGCCGAATTATGAGGACCGTTTTACGTCCTGATTCAAATTGTCTGGATGTTGGGTGTTTTGAAGGAGAAATGCTTGAGCAGATGATCAAGTTTTGTCCAAGAGGAAAACACCACGCCTTTGAACCCATTCCTCCAAAATTCAATGCTCTAGACAGAAAATTCAACCACATTTCAAATGTAACCGTGCATCACTGTGCCCTGGCTGCAGAGGATGGAGAAGCTGAATTTAATTATGTAATCAGCAATCCTGCCTATAGTGGGCTAGTGAAACGAAGCTACGACAGACCTAATGAAAAGGATGAAACCATTCGTGTTCCTACCTATCGTCTGGATACCCTCGTCGGGCCAGATTATACGGTCGATTTCCTCAAGATCGATGTAGAAGGTGGGGAAATGGGTGTTTTTAATGGGGGGCAAAACCTCATCCGGAGATCAAGTCCAATCGTTGTATTTGAATCAGGAATTGGAGGAACAAATCACTACGGGACTACTCCCGAGATGATTTTTGATTTCCTGACAAGTTGTGGATTGGAATTAAATACGATGAAAGGCTGGTTGGCAGCTGAAGCTCCTTTTTCTGAATCTGATTTCCTCGATCAGTTCAACAATCACCTCAACTATTATTTCATTGCCCATCCGAAAGGGAGAAATCGTGCTTCTTATCTATAG